One window of the Lactococcus lactis genome contains the following:
- a CDS encoding aspartate kinase yields the protein MKVAKFGGSSLASASQIKKVFDIVQADKQRKFIVVSAPGKRSGADTKVTDALIAYYKAYKSADEKGIHYYQNWIIERFREIYDELGLKSPVINQIAENINHLAQLDLDNVFTYDTFLAAGENNNAKLVADFFNHSGLPSRYVHPSDAGIMVSSDPGNARLLGGAYEHIKYLNELEETLIIPGFFGITKEGEVCTFSRGGSDITGSIIAAGVRAELYENFTDVNGIFAAHPGIVKNPAYISELTYREMRELAYSGFSVLHDEALVPAYRAHVPLVIKNTNNPDHPGTKIVVQRETKGSPVVGIASSSAFSSLYVSKYLMNREVGFGRKVLSVLENLGVRFEHMPTGIDDMSIIIRSRYLTQPISKALISNLTESLHPDEVYIDRDFSIITIVGEDMKEHVGVTARATAALSKQGISIAMLSQGSSEVSVMFIVKEKYEKEALKAIYSAFFD from the coding sequence GTGAAAGTTGCAAAATTTGGAGGTTCGTCTCTCGCATCAGCTTCGCAAATCAAAAAAGTTTTTGATATTGTTCAAGCCGATAAACAAAGAAAATTTATTGTGGTTTCTGCACCAGGCAAACGTTCGGGGGCTGATACTAAAGTTACCGATGCTTTGATTGCTTATTATAAAGCTTATAAATCAGCTGATGAAAAAGGAATTCACTATTATCAGAATTGGATTATTGAAAGATTTCGAGAAATCTATGATGAACTTGGCTTAAAAAGTCCAGTCATTAATCAAATCGCAGAAAATATCAACCATTTAGCCCAGTTAGATTTAGATAATGTTTTTACTTATGATACCTTTTTAGCCGCTGGTGAAAATAATAATGCTAAATTAGTCGCAGATTTTTTCAATCATTCTGGCTTACCAAGTCGCTATGTTCATCCCTCAGATGCTGGAATTATGGTTTCATCTGATCCTGGAAATGCTCGATTGCTTGGTGGAGCTTATGAACATATTAAATATCTTAATGAACTTGAAGAAACATTAATCATCCCTGGTTTTTTTGGAATCACAAAAGAGGGGGAGGTTTGCACTTTTTCCCGTGGTGGTTCTGATATTACTGGCTCAATTATTGCTGCTGGTGTGCGAGCTGAACTCTATGAAAACTTTACTGATGTGAATGGAATTTTCGCTGCTCACCCTGGCATCGTTAAGAATCCAGCTTATATCTCTGAATTAACTTACCGTGAAATGCGAGAACTTGCTTATTCTGGTTTTTCTGTTTTACATGACGAAGCACTCGTTCCTGCCTATCGTGCCCATGTTCCTTTGGTCATCAAGAATACAAATAACCCTGATCATCCCGGAACAAAAATTGTTGTTCAAAGAGAGACTAAAGGCTCACCTGTCGTTGGAATTGCTTCATCTAGTGCCTTCTCTTCTCTTTATGTCAGTAAATATCTGATGAACCGTGAAGTTGGATTCGGCCGAAAAGTCCTTTCTGTATTGGAAAATTTAGGAGTTCGTTTTGAGCATATGCCAACTGGTATTGATGACATGTCTATCATTATTCGCAGCCGCTATCTAACTCAACCTATTTCAAAAGCCCTTATTTCTAATCTTACAGAATCGCTCCATCCGGATGAAGTCTATATTGACCGTGATTTCTCTATTATCACCATTGTTGGTGAAGATATGAAAGAACACGTTGGGGTTACCGCTAGAGCAACGGCAGCACTTTCTAAACAGGGCATTTCAATCGCTATGCTTTCGCAAGGTTCAAGCGAAGTTTCCGTCATGTTTATTGTCAAAGAAAAATACGAAAAAGAAGCTCTAAAAGCGATTTATTCAGCCTTTTTTGACTAA